From Anoplopoma fimbria isolate UVic2021 breed Golden Eagle Sablefish chromosome 11, Afim_UVic_2022, whole genome shotgun sequence, one genomic window encodes:
- the LOC129097880 gene encoding transcription factor Sox-8, translating into MLKMTEEHDKCGSDQPCSPSGTNSSMSQDESDSDAPSSPTGSDGQGSLLAGLGKKLDSEDDDRFPACIRDAVSQVLKGYDWSLVPMPVRGSGSLKNKPHVKRPMNAFMVWAQAARRKLADQYPHLHNAELSKTLGKLWRLLSEGEKRPFVDEAERLRVQHKKDHPDYKYQPRRRKNMKPGQSDSDSGAELAHHMYKAEPGLGGMAGMTDGHHHPEHSGQPHGPPTPPTTPKTDLHHGVKQDLKHEGRRLVDSNRQNIDFSNVDISELSTDVISNMETFDVHEFDQYLPLNGHASGSSTLSSDHGHAPVPGGSYTSSYSHAGANGSVWSRKSAMSSSTSSGSEVGQHRLHIKTEQLSPSHYSEHSHGSPSHSDYGSYSSQACVTSATSAASAAASFSSSQCDYTDLQSSNYYNPYSGYPSSLYQYPYFHSSRRPYGSPILNSLSMAPAHSPTASSWDQPVYTTLSRP; encoded by the exons atgttaaaaatgacCGAGGAGCATGACAAGTGTGGCAGCGACCAGCCGTGCAGTCCATCGGGCACAAACAGCTCCATGTCCCAGGACGAGTCCGACTCCGACGCTCCGTCCTCACCGACGGGCTCCGACGGCCAGGGGTCCCTGCTCGCCGGTTTGGGCAAGAAGCTGGACTCGGAGGATGACGACCGGTTCCCAGCTTGCATACGGGACGCGGTCTCTCAGGTCCTCAAGGGATACGACTGGTCCTTGGTGCCCATGCCCGTGAGGGGCAGCGGGTCTCTGAAGAACAAACCTCACGTCAAGAGACCCATGAACGCGTTCATGGTTTGGGCGCAAGCGGCCCGCAGAAAGCTGGCGGACCAATACCCACACCTGCACAACGCGGAACTGAGCAAGACTCTCGGGAAACTGTGGCG TTTGCTCTCAGAAGGTGAGAAGAGGCCGTTTGTAGATGAAGCAGAGAGGCTCCGGGTTCAGCACAAGAAGGATCATCCGGACTACAAGTACCAGCCCCGGCGACGGAAGAATATGAAACCAGGCCAGAGCGACTCCGACTCAGGAGCAGAACTGGCACATCACATGTATAAAGCTGAACCAGGGCTGGGAGGAATGGCAGGGATGACTGATGGACACCACCACCCTGAACATTCAG gGCAGCCCCATGGTCCCCCTACACCACCCACTACTCCCAAAACAGACCTGCACCACGGGGTGAAGCAGGATCTGAAACACGAGGGCCGTCGCCTTGTTGACAGCAACAGGCAAAACATTGACTTCAGCAACGTCGACATCTCTGAGCTCAGCACTGATGTCATCAGCAACATGGAGACCTTCGACGTGCACGAGTTCGACCAGTACCTCCCGCTCAACGGCCACGCCTCGGGCTCCTCCACCCTGTCCTCAGACCACGGTCACGCTCCGGTGCCTGGTGGCTCTTACACTTCCTCATACAGCCACGCAGGCGCCAACGGGTCAGTGTGGAGCCGCAAGAGTGCAATGTCCTCCTCCACTTCATCCGGCAGCGAGGTGGGCCAGCACCGGCTCCATATTAAAACTGAGCAACTGAGCCCCAGCCACTACAGCGAGCACTCCCACGGGTCGCCCTCGCACTCTGATTACGGCTCCTACAGCAGCCAGGCCTGCGTCACCTCAGCCACATCAGCTGCCTCGGCTGCAGCCTCGTTCTCCAGCTCCCAGTGTGACTATACTGACCTGCAGAGCTCCAACTATTACAACCCTTACTCAGGCTACCCGTCCAGCCTCTACCAGTACCCATACTTCCACTCATCCAGACGGCCCTACGGCAGCCCGATCCTCAACAGTCTGTCCATGGCTCCTGCCCACAGCCCCACCGCCTCCAGCTGGGACCAGCCCGTCTACACCACGCTGTCTCGGCCTTGA